From Pseudorasbora parva isolate DD20220531a chromosome 14, ASM2467924v1, whole genome shotgun sequence:
TATGATATATGAGTGATcataaaattatgatcaaagttattcaactaattatacaaatactaTTTATGatttaggttttaattaattctatgaactataatacagatcttccaacattgtcgctatatgataaattaaaataagctgataacatcactgttttctccagaacgactgtacagccaaatctaattttgttgcaatattatcctgtttgacactgtgaagctgctttgacacaatcatgattgtaaaagcgctatatataataaagttgattgattgattgattgattgatcataCACAGTTTGAGACATAAGGTAAAGTCAGCCAATCATAAACATTTCAGAACATTTAATTAATCTTGTACATATAGGTTTACTTGTAGAGACACACTAACCGACGGCAAAGAATGAGCGCAGATGAAAGACTGTGTTGTCGCCTCACGTGTCCTTTacggaaaaaaacaaaacaaaacaaaaaaaaagcaccTGAACAGACCAAAAGGACTACAGGCgatctgtgtctgtgtgtaaagGAGATATCTGTCTatttaaacagatttttttgtCTATATTCAACATTCAAAAGGGCAAAAGTCTGCAGGTATACGAACCATAAACAAAGCAAGCTTTTGACTCTGCTCACATTATTAAGGAAATATTCGCTCAGTGTTGCTCATGTAAGATCTCGAGCACTGAGGCATTCGCTAaactgaacagccaatcagagaacTCTCTCTTTCTGCCCGACGCCGTCCGACTAGAGCCAACGGTGCAGAACACAgcgggaaaacacacacacacacacaccggtttGGTGTGTCGCTGATTAAGAATCACCAGGACATGTATTAAAGGGGACAAAATAAAGGCCTAATATTGAAGACGTTTCATACCTTTGGATTATTTGAGTTTGGAGTTGCATCAGTGTATCTCTTCACTATACCTGAGACAGCAGTGAATATAAAACATCACTGAATTCACACATTAGAACAATCAAAGATATGATCAACATAGGATATTGTTACATTTGTGTAGATCTAGAGTTTGCCTCATTGTTCGTTCAATGACACTTTTACTGTAAAACAAGTCCAAACCTATCAATGCAACGATCAGAAGCACATTCAGCAGGACAGATAAGAAGAAGGTCAGATCTTTCCACGGCATCTGATGTTGAGGAGCCTCATCTGTCTGATTCCTGAGGACTGAGTCTGTGATATTCTTTTGGACAAAGTCTGTAAACAGTTTGTTGTTCAATCTTTATTCAATTTCAGTCTTTAACAGAAAAACAAATCTGCCAAAGTATTAGTTCTTCATATGCAGTTTATTAAATACGTAAGCCATCATGTGGTTTACAAAGACATGAAATGATCAAATGACTTACCGCTGATGTAGATTTTGGTGCCGTTGTTGAACTTTAGCGGTTCACTCGTTTTCACACaataataaactcctaattcatCACTGGTGATATTTCTGATGAACAGACGACTGTTAGTTTTCACTGAGTATTTGTGTTCAGAGATGCCGTTTTCATATTTACCTCCTTCATATGTGCTATCAAAAGTGCGTAAGATCAACACTGGAGGATCCGGTAATATCAGTTTGAACCAGTAAATCTCCTTGATATCAAGATCACAGTTTATAATCACATCAGATCCTAAAGTCactggtgtgtgtgttagaCTCGCTGTGGCTTCACACAACATGAACAGATCTatgagagaaagaaaaacacattCATTAAGATATAAGATCAAAAGTACACTCATTTAATCAAATGTGCTGAGAAACTCACAGATGTGCAGCTGTATGATCTTCATGGTGTGATCCAGATGAATAATACCTGCTATACTGATCATTCAAACATCTCTTACTGTGAGAGGAAACAAACCTCAACCACACAGACAAGAGAGGAAGTCAGAGCTGGGCTTCTGATAGCGTgatcattgtgttttaatcaaCATCATAAGCTGAAGTAATCAGCAGATTCAGTATGTGTAAAtatgcaagtgtgtttgatttgaaTATACAGATGTGTGAATTTTGATTGGTTCCTCAAAAAATACCTTTcatttaaccttttttttttttttgctactaCCATACAAGGACATATCAGATTAACATTTGACTAAAAATGCCAGTGCAAAGGCTCatgcttaaaggggtgatgaattgagaaatctactttcccttgagcttttgttacataaaaggtcatgataatataataatatcctgtaagtttcagagatGAAAACGTcctttgtcaaaaaaaaaaaaagcttttaaaaacaccaagcccagaaaacgatcatgTTCTTGATGTCATCGACTGACAAAACACCATCTTTGCATAATAATAACCCCgtgtagttcagtagccccacccaccgactcatcggatcacgctagccagcagcaataaacatgccaaagaagatattaagatattgcgctattcctggttgtggaagaacacagtcgctgcataaacTTCCTTCGGATTCTAacattaggaatgtgtggttgaacttaaTTTTgaatgaagtttcagctcacgtGTGGAAGACATGTtgttcacttaatttcactgcCGGATCGTTTGTAAACCAATCTCAGGTCGAGCTGGGTTTGCAGACATATGAGAGTAAAACACAATCCTGTTTCTTCAATTTGTTAGGGTCACATGATGTCACTGTAGCTTTGCGCCGCCATCTTTTCGACCGACGGTCTCAGTAACGTCTGCAATATGATGTGCAGTTGGCTGCAACATCAGCCGAAAGAGGAACCCTGAACtggcattttattattttatgaagAACAATctgttaaataataaatattatttaatagcCTACTTCCTCCAGTCATCATAAAGGGATGATGTTTTATATTTCTGAATGAATGGATGACTTATACTTTTGGTATGTTCTCTTTGGAGGCTTTGCTGCTGTGCGTTTATGAGCTCAAGTGTTTTATTGAGATGATCTGATGTTTGATGTttcatttcatcaaaaataataataaaaataataataatactaataataatttgttacatgtatatagcgcttttctaggcactcaaagcgctttacataaaagaatctcctcaaccaccaccaatgtgcaacacccacctggatgatacgacggcagccatattgcgccccAGAAAGccaaccacacaccagctgattggtggagaggagaccgagtgatgaagccaatcagtgtatggggattattaggaggccatgatggacaggggccagtgggcaaat
This genomic window contains:
- the LOC137039606 gene encoding uncharacterized protein isoform X1: MISIAGIIHLDHTMKIIQLHIYLFMLCEATASLTHTPVTLGSDVIINCDLDIKEIYWFKLILPDPPVLILRTFDSTYEGGKYENGISEHKYSVKTNSRLFIRNITSDELGVYYCVKTSEPLKFNNGTKIYISDFVQKNITDSVLRNQTDEAPQHQMPWKDLTFFLSVLLNVLLIVALIGIVKRYTDATPNSNNPKCAEVDLFMSSSNIRSGQELITTVYSQCEM
- the LOC137039606 gene encoding uncharacterized protein isoform X2, which codes for MISIAGIIHLDHTMKIIQLHIYLFMLCEATASLTHTPVTLGSDVIINCDLDIKEIYWFKLILPDPPVLILRTFDSTYEGGKYENGISEHKYSVKTNSRLFIRNITSDELGVYYCVKTSEPLKFNNGTKIYISDSVLRNQTDEAPQHQMPWKDLTFFLSVLLNVLLIVALIGIVKRYTDATPNSNNPKCAEVDLFMSSSNIRSGQELITTVYSQCEM